Proteins from one Mesoplodon densirostris isolate mMesDen1 chromosome 1, mMesDen1 primary haplotype, whole genome shotgun sequence genomic window:
- the LOC132489511 gene encoding vacuolar ATPase assembly integral membrane protein vma21-like produces the protein MPRSHRPPPTTQRQANATGSAAGNAAEPKPEGGSLAMTFKIFLLFAGLMVKVPVGLYFSCKLLLFQSLLLMSPDDSGFYATIVAVVGLHVVLAVFVFIVWKEGMPDWWEEKSE, from the coding sequence ATGCCGCGCTCCCACCGGCCTCCTCCGACCACCCAGCGGCAGGCGAATGCCACGGGCAGTGCCGCCGGCAACGCCGCCGAGCCCAAGCCCGAAGGCGGCAGCCTGGCGATgactttcaagatttttctcctttttgcaggaCTTATGGTTAAAGTTCCCGTGGGGTTGTATTTTTCCTGTAAATTACTGCTTTTTCAAAGCCTCCTGTTAATGTCACCTGATGACAGTGGCTTTTACGCGACCATTGTCGCGGTGGTGGGGCTGCATGTGGTGCTGGCGGTGTTCGTGTTCATCGTGTGGAAGGAGGGGATGCCTGACTGGTGGGAAGAGAAAAGCGAGTAG